The following proteins are co-located in the Helicobacter acinonychis genome:
- a CDS encoding flavodoxin, translated as MEKIGIFFGTDSGNAEAIAEKISGVIGNAEVIDVTKASKEQFNGFKNVILVAPTAGAGDLQTDWEDFLGALDTSDFANKVIGLVGLGDQDTYSETFAEGIFHIYEKAKAGKVVGHTSTDGYNFEASKAVEGGKFIGLVIDEDNQDDLTDGRISKWVEEIKGSFA; from the coding sequence ATGGAAAAAATCGGTATCTTTTTTGGGACAGACAGCGGAAACGCTGAAGCTATCGCTGAAAAAATCAGTGGCGTTATTGGTAATGCGGAAGTGATTGATGTCACTAAAGCTTCTAAAGAGCAATTTAATGGCTTTAAAAATGTTATTTTAGTCGCTCCAACAGCAGGTGCTGGCGATTTACAGACAGATTGGGAAGACTTTTTAGGTGCATTGGATACGAGCGATTTTGCTAATAAAGTGATTGGGCTTGTAGGCTTGGGCGATCAAGACACTTACAGCGAAACTTTTGCAGAAGGTATTTTCCACATTTATGAAAAAGCTAAAGCTGGGAAAGTGGTAGGGCACACTTCCACTGATGGTTACAATTTTGAAGCTTCTAAAGCGGTAGAAGGCGGTAAATTTATCGGTTTGGTGATTGATGAAGACAATCAAGACGATTTGACTGACGGGAGAATTTCAAAATGGGTAGAAGAAATTAAAGGTTCTTTCGCTTAA
- the proC gene encoding pyrroline-5-carboxylate reductase yields METLQLVGYGNMAQAILEGSHEILSKHFILEITGRNPEKIAPFLKEKNIQAQIVSYPNAIDIHQKFVFLLFKPYNLKSFNYQGQAKSVLSALAGVGFEALKGAIDSLHYLKCMPNIASKFALSSTAVCEKSVVPLISQKALSIIESFGGCVRVGSEEQVDSSAATNGSVLAFLSLVASSLKDAGIREGLNARDSLELVKMSFKGFAKLLEQERPEMITEQICTPKGVTIEGLSVLEKRGVRGAFMEACHESVKKMRP; encoded by the coding sequence ATGGAGACTTTGCAATTGGTTGGCTATGGGAATATGGCTCAAGCGATTTTGGAAGGCTCGCATGAAATTCTGTCCAAACATTTTATTTTAGAAATCACCGGAAGAAACCCTGAAAAAATCGCCCCCTTTTTAAAAGAAAAAAACATTCAAGCTCAAATCGTGTCTTATCCAAACGCTATTGATATACACCAAAAATTCGTGTTTTTACTTTTTAAGCCTTATAACCTTAAAAGTTTTAACTATCAAGGTCAGGCTAAAAGCGTTTTGAGTGCTTTAGCTGGAGTGGGTTTTGAAGCCCTAAAGGGCGCGATTGATTCTTTGCATTATCTCAAATGCATGCCCAATATCGCAAGCAAGTTCGCCCTTTCTTCTACGGCGGTGTGCGAGAAATCGGTTGTGCCTTTAATAAGCCAAAAGGCTTTGAGCATCATTGAGAGCTTTGGGGGTTGCGTGCGAGTGGGTAGTGAAGAGCAGGTTGATTCTAGTGCCGCCACCAATGGGAGCGTGCTCGCTTTTTTAAGCTTAGTAGCGAGCAGTTTGAAAGACGCCGGCATTAGAGAGGGCTTGAATGCTAGAGATTCTTTAGAATTAGTGAAAATGAGTTTTAAGGGCTTTGCCAAGCTTTTAGAACAAGAGCGTCCTGAGATGATCACAGAGCAAATTTGCACCCCTAAAGGCGTAACGATTGAAGGCTTGAGCGTTTTAGAAAAAAGGGGGGTTAGGGGAGCATTTATGGAAGCTTGCCATGAAAGCGTGAAAAAAATGCGCCCCTAA
- a CDS encoding outer membrane protein, protein MKKFNKKWLIYSSLFFLLSPLVAEDDGFFIGASYQTSLAIQNVNNPGLNTSQAASAYIRQNAVILDSAAVPLAYYLEAMGRQAKVLMQMLCPNPSERCLLYAGGYKNGGQSNGDSGNNPPRGNVNATFDMQSLVNNLDQLTKLIGETLTLNPQNTPNTKTVQVKFGNQNATIALPEGIANVMDALNNDITNALTTLWYNQTLTNRSFNSNGSVNFSPQVLQHLLQDGLATAKNGNNSADTPTDQAKAIAQNAQNIFQALMQATILGGLANEEQFGFTYNKAPNGSDSQQGYQRFSGPGYYTQNGSNTQVPLKDLPAGATVGTGSGQYTYHPSSATYYLANSIIANGITPSTIFSGMQNFANKTANLTGASSYSQMQEAINYGESLLNNTIQYGDFITNWVAPYLNNKSLNFLPNYGGKANGSSQTPQSTQQTQEQIANQLKQALADPTGAEINKILATPYSPQARALMGYGLYRSQEMIGGVINEMQNKVNEAYQVGFARNFLAYNTNSNNMNGVGVKMGYKQFFGKKRMFGLRYYGFYDFGYAQFGSGSSVVKAMLSSYGGGTDLLYNVFTRKRGLEAVDIGFFAGVQFAGQTWKTNFLDQVDGDHLKPKDTSFQVLFDLGIRTNFSKIHRQRKSRFSQGVEFGLKVPVLYHTYYQSEGVTAKYKRVFSFYLGYNIGF, encoded by the coding sequence ATGAAAAAATTCAATAAAAAATGGCTCATCTATTCTAGCCTATTCTTTCTCCTTAGCCCTTTAGTGGCAGAAGACGATGGGTTTTTTATAGGGGCGAGTTACCAAACTTCTTTAGCCATTCAAAATGTCAATAACCCAGGGCTTAACACTAGCCAAGCTGCATCCGCTTATATCCGCCAAAACGCCGTTATCTTAGACTCTGCAGCCGTGCCTTTAGCCTATTATTTAGAAGCGATGGGAAGGCAAGCTAAGGTTTTGATGCAAATGCTCTGCCCTAATCCTTCCGAACGCTGTTTGCTCTATGCAGGGGGTTATAAAAACGGAGGACAAAGTAATGGCGATTCAGGCAACAACCCTCCAAGGGGCAATGTCAATGCCACCTTTGATATGCAATCTCTAGTCAATAATTTAGACCAGCTCACCAAACTCATTGGCGAAACTTTGACCCTTAACCCCCAAAATACCCCTAACACCAAGACCGTCCAAGTCAAATTTGGCAATCAAAATGCCACTATCGCCTTGCCTGAAGGCATCGCCAATGTGATGGACGCTCTCAATAACGATATTACCAACGCCTTAACCACGCTTTGGTATAACCAAACCTTAACGAATCGATCTTTTAACAGCAATGGTTCTGTGAATTTTAGCCCCCAAGTGTTGCAACACCTTTTGCAAGACGGCTTAGCCACTGCAAAAAATGGCAACAACAGTGCTGATACCCCAACTGATCAAGCCAAAGCCATCGCCCAAAACGCCCAAAATATTTTCCAGGCTTTGATGCAAGCAACGATTTTAGGGGGTTTAGCGAATGAAGAGCAATTTGGCTTCACTTACAACAAAGCCCCTAATGGCAGCGATTCCCAACAAGGTTATCAACGCTTTAGCGGCCCAGGTTATTACACCCAAAACGGCAGCAACACCCAAGTGCCCCTAAAAGACTTGCCCGCTGGAGCCACAGTGGGCACAGGTAGTGGCCAATACACCTACCACCCCAGTTCAGCCACTTATTATCTAGCCAACAGCATCATCGCTAATGGCATCACCCCTTCTACGATTTTTTCAGGCATGCAAAATTTCGCCAACAAGACCGCTAACCTGACAGGCGCTTCAAGTTATAGCCAGATGCAGGAAGCAATCAATTATGGGGAAAGCCTGCTCAATAACACCATTCAATATGGGGATTTCATCACCAATTGGGTCGCCCCCTATTTGAATAACAAAAGTTTGAATTTCTTGCCTAATTATGGAGGGAAAGCGAATGGATCCAGTCAAACCCCACAAAGCACACAACAAACGCAAGAACAAATCGCCAACCAACTCAAACAAGCCTTGGCTGACCCCACAGGGGCTGAAATCAATAAAATCCTAGCAACCCCCTACTCTCCCCAAGCGAGGGCGTTAATGGGGTATGGGCTTTATCGCTCTCAAGAGATGATTGGTGGGGTTATCAATGAAATGCAAAACAAAGTGAATGAGGCGTATCAGGTGGGCTTTGCTAGGAATTTTTTAGCGTATAACACGAATTCTAACAACATGAATGGCGTTGGCGTGAAAATGGGCTACAAACAATTTTTTGGCAAAAAGCGTATGTTTGGGCTCAGGTATTATGGCTTTTATGATTTTGGTTACGCCCAATTTGGATCCGGATCTTCTGTCGTGAAAGCCATGCTCTCTAGCTATGGTGGGGGCACGGATTTGCTCTATAATGTTTTTACCAGAAAAAGAGGGCTTGAAGCGGTGGATATTGGCTTTTTTGCCGGCGTTCAGTTTGCAGGGCAAACCTGGAAAACGAATTTTTTAGACCAAGTGGATGGCGACCATCTCAAGCCCAAAGACACTTCCTTTCAAGTGCTTTTTGATCTAGGTATAAGGACAAATTTTTCTAAAATCCACCGCCAAAGGAAGTCTCGTTTTTCTCAAGGGGTGGAATTTGGCCTTAAAGTGCCGGTGCTCTATCACACTTATTACCAATCAGAGGGCGTAACCGCGAAGTATAAAAGGGTCTTTAGTTTCTATCTAGGCTATAACATAGGCTTTTAA
- a CDS encoding outer membrane protein produces the protein MIKKFKKFIPLFLASSLLAEDNGWYMSVGYQIGGTQQFVNNKQLLENQNIVNSVTQSAISIAGPTNGLITLSSQTVADALGYGVSNTVGNQLEGISNILNQIGKNRKDFFSSRQISSISQQLVGLKGSSNPLKAHSSQITAKLLSTTQSAFNQGVTLNSNIISSINSLNPSNNTQEVKAQLQDTAQSMAALLTQIENNITKTTTTTYAFSLLTNLTQAVNASTNNASYVSALKQALSTLGVGYFPSTTANRVVLNPLGQTAYYAPNTILGSTSANINNQAQYNDTLLMNTINGNLTDSNDSVGCTSQVSCLQQFIQNLSPIATAPSSANPANEQAKTLAQSLQGLAMDILDNNAINNTTYNLNNLHNALTFQAYQSSINQYNIVLKQISWNQFTDPKDLLKNTSNNYQIGTVTNAQGQNISAYDCASATSSGISCSAASSTSNSDNAASNFNHSLVATSQVQTINGKEQIGVNSFNLVSQVWSVYNSLQNSEAQLRKNAEILCKTNGSQSGTQPCNTNNNSSGGLNLIGNSQLQNILSPNGTTMNTPKTTQAAVSVNNEAAKTTATNNNNSTTPSNTAISALNTVLQNVNSFQQNIQQTFQNQQSNIQAWANALYPINGTQGGQSSSQSSSNCSNGSNNDLCIQLRANFYQLINTINQQVPTSMDALIAQSQQQSQQQNGSANTSNNACGNGSGATNWCLQQWSDPKAYYSGLQSALGYTTSATTQNGSGSGSGNTITYNVQQITLTSDGLLSTIIQNLKSVNGNGGNGGSNGNNGSQINTAYQMLTDASEGKLGTYSNSGGSGGGSGGSGGSNNGYQTCTKGTSGGNGSNCYEPNKQQSTTSATTTAATTSSDNLSKVYNDAKKIANIIASSGNNQGVGNGLKQFFDALKSSNGSLNNLCQNSNQGGTTSNCSGGLINLLGAIPTNGVSDTNNLVNLLTGFIQTAGFIQNNNSSNASNLQAAFQAITSAISQGFQALQNDISPNTILTLLQAITSDTTTIQAFSQTLRQLLGDQRFFTVEQKLITAMINARNTVQNAQNQANNYGSQPILSQYAPAASTQHGMSNGLGVGIGYKYFFGKARKLGFRHYLFFDYGYSQIGVAKESVKTNIFGYGIGTDFLWNLFRRTFNTKALNFGIFTGVQLGGTTWLSSLRQQIIDNWGDAKNIQPSNFQVAFNFGFRTNFAEFKRFVKGFHDRGVLSQKSVEFGVKVPFINQVYLKSAGADVSYRRLYTFYINYIKAF, from the coding sequence ATGATCAAAAAATTTAAAAAATTCATACCACTCTTTTTAGCCAGCTCCCTTTTAGCTGAAGACAATGGTTGGTATATGTCCGTAGGCTATCAAATCGGCGGCACGCAACAATTTGTCAATAACAAACAACTTTTAGAAAACCAAAACATCGTCAACAGCGTGACTCAAAGCGCGATCAGCATCGCTGGGCCTACTAACGGTCTTATCACTTTAAGCTCTCAAACCGTCGCTGACGCTTTGGGCTATGGCGTGAGCAACACCGTGGGCAACCAGCTAGAGGGCATCTCTAACATCTTAAACCAAATCGGCAAAAATAGGAAGGACTTTTTTTCCAGCCGCCAGATCTCTAGCATTTCCCAGCAACTCGTGGGGTTAAAAGGGAGCTCCAACCCCCTAAAAGCCCACTCTTCACAAATCACTGCAAAACTCCTTTCTACCACCCAGAGCGCGTTTAATCAAGGCGTGACGCTAAACTCCAATATCATCAGCTCTATCAATAGCCTTAACCCTAGCAATAACACTCAAGAGGTCAAAGCCCAGCTCCAAGACACCGCGCAATCCATGGCAGCGCTTTTGACACAGATTGAAAACAATATCACTAAAACCACGACCACCACTTACGCGTTTTCCTTGCTCACTAACTTAACCCAAGCCGTGAATGCATCCACGAATAACGCTTCTTATGTGAGCGCCTTAAAACAAGCCTTAAGCACTTTAGGGGTGGGGTATTTCCCCTCCACGACCGCAAACCGCGTGGTATTAAACCCGCTAGGGCAAACCGCCTACTACGCTCCTAACACGATTTTAGGCTCCACTTCTGCAAACATCAACAACCAAGCGCAATACAACGACACGCTTTTGATGAACACTATCAACGGGAACTTGACGGATAGTAATGACTCAGTCGGTTGCACCAGCCAAGTCTCATGCTTGCAGCAATTCATCCAGAATTTAAGCCCTATCGCCACCGCCCCCTCCTCAGCTAACCCGGCTAATGAGCAAGCTAAAACCCTTGCCCAAAGCCTTCAGGGCTTGGCGATGGATATTTTAGACAACAATGCGATCAATAACACCACTTACAACTTAAACAATTTGCACAACGCCCTGACTTTCCAAGCCTATCAAAGCTCCATAAATCAATACAACATCGTTTTAAAGCAAATCTCTTGGAATCAGTTCACTGATCCTAAAGACTTGCTCAAAAACACTTCCAATAACTACCAGATCGGCACCGTGACCAACGCGCAAGGGCAAAATATCAGCGCGTATGATTGCGCAAGCGCCACTTCTAGTGGGATTTCATGTTCAGCGGCAAGCTCCACAAGCAACAGCGATAATGCGGCAAGCAATTTCAATCATTCTTTAGTCGCCACTTCCCAAGTCCAAACCATCAATGGCAAGGAGCAAATCGGCGTGAATTCTTTCAACCTTGTCTCTCAAGTGTGGAGCGTTTATAACTCTTTACAAAATTCAGAAGCGCAATTAAGAAAGAACGCCGAAATATTGTGCAAAACGAATGGATCGCAATCCGGCACGCAACCATGCAATACCAACAACAATTCTTCTGGGGGTTTGAATCTCATTGGGAACTCCCAATTGCAAAACATTTTAAGCCCTAATGGGACTACCATGAATACCCCTAAAACCACACAAGCCGCGGTATCCGTCAATAATGAAGCGGCTAAAACTACCGCCACAAATAATAACAACAGCACCACCCCATCTAACACCGCGATAAGTGCACTCAACACCGTGTTGCAAAATGTGAATAGTTTCCAGCAAAACATCCAACAGACTTTTCAAAATCAACAAAGTAATATCCAAGCATGGGCGAACGCACTCTATCCTATCAATGGCACTCAAGGGGGGCAGTCCAGTAGCCAAAGTTCAAGTAATTGCAGTAATGGTAGCAATAACGATCTATGCATCCAATTAAGGGCGAATTTTTACCAGCTCATCAATACGATTAACCAACAAGTGCCTACGAGCATGGACGCTTTAATCGCTCAAAGCCAGCAGCAAAGCCAACAGCAGAATGGGAGTGCAAACACTAGTAACAATGCATGCGGTAATGGGAGTGGTGCAACAAATTGGTGCCTTCAGCAATGGTCAGACCCTAAAGCTTATTACAGCGGGTTGCAAAGTGCTTTAGGATACACGACAAGTGCAACAACCCAAAATGGGAGCGGGAGTGGGAGCGGGAACACTATCACCTACAATGTCCAACAAATCACGCTCACTAGCGATGGGTTGCTCTCTACCATTATCCAAAACCTTAAAAGCGTTAATGGCAATGGCGGTAATGGAGGTAGCAATGGGAATAATGGCAGTCAAATCAACACCGCCTATCAGATGCTCACAGACGCGAGTGAAGGGAAATTAGGGACTTATAGTAATAGCGGTGGCAGTGGAGGCGGTAGTGGTGGAAGCGGTGGTAGCAATAACGGCTATCAAACATGCACGAAAGGCACCAGTGGAGGAAATGGGAGCAATTGTTATGAACCCAACAAACAACAAAGCACCACGAGTGCAACCACCACCGCAGCCACCACCAGTAGCGATAACTTAAGCAAAGTCTATAACGACGCTAAAAAAATAGCCAACATTATCGCCAGTTCAGGGAATAACCAAGGCGTTGGAAACGGCTTAAAACAATTCTTTGACGCGCTAAAAAGCAGTAATGGCAGTCTCAATAATTTATGCCAAAATAGTAATCAAGGTGGCACCACTTCTAATTGCTCCGGTGGGCTTATCAACCTCTTAGGGGCAATCCCCACGAATGGGGTGAGCGATACGAATAATTTAGTCAATTTACTCACTGGATTCATTCAAACCGCTGGGTTTATCCAAAATAATAATAGCAGTAATGCTAGTAATCTCCAAGCCGCGTTTCAAGCCATCACGAGCGCTATTTCTCAAGGGTTTCAAGCCTTACAAAACGACATTAGCCCCAATACGATTTTAACTTTACTCCAAGCCATCACCTCTGACACCACCACGATCCAGGCGTTCTCTCAAACCTTGCGCCAGCTTTTAGGGGATCAAAGATTCTTTACGGTGGAGCAAAAGCTCATTACCGCGATGATTAATGCTAGAAACACGGTTCAAAATGCACAAAATCAGGCCAATAACTATGGCTCCCAACCCATTTTAAGCCAGTATGCACCCGCTGCAAGCACCCAGCATGGCATGAGCAATGGCTTGGGGGTTGGCATAGGCTATAAATACTTTTTCGGTAAGGCTAGGAAATTGGGCTTTAGGCATTATCTTTTCTTTGATTATGGTTATAGTCAGATCGGCGTGGCCAAAGAAAGCGTCAAGACCAATATCTTTGGGTATGGCATCGGCACGGATTTTTTGTGGAATTTGTTCAGGAGGACTTTCAACACGAAGGCGTTGAATTTTGGGATTTTTACCGGGGTCCAACTAGGGGGCACGACATGGCTTAGCTCTTTAAGGCAGCAAATCATTGACAATTGGGGGGATGCTAAAAATATCCAGCCGTCCAATTTTCAAGTGGCGTTTAATTTTGGATTCCGCACCAACTTTGCGGAGTTCAAGCGTTTTGTTAAGGGCTTTCACGATCGAGGGGTTTTGAGCCAAAAGAGCGTGGAATTTGGCGTGAAAGTGCCTTTCATCAATCAAGTGTATTTAAAAAGCGCTGGGGCTGATGTGAGTTACAGGAGGCTTTATACCTTTTATATCAATTACATCAAGGCGTTTTAA
- the fic gene encoding protein adenylyltransferase Fic, with product MHLDRKSLEKAKHLIQSGRIDTIEVGTIKGLQEIHRCLFEGLYEFVGKIRDKNISRENFRFANCLYLDLILPRIESMPQSNFNQIIEKYVEMNIAHPFLEGNGRVARIWLDLLLKKELKKIVLWDRIDKATYLSAMERSPVNDLEIKTLLKKRLSSNINDPIAFIKGITQSYYYEGL from the coding sequence ATGCATTTAGACAGAAAAAGTTTAGAAAAAGCCAAGCATTTAATCCAAAGCGGTCGTATTGACACCATAGAAGTAGGCACGATCAAGGGCTTGCAAGAAATCCATCGTTGTTTGTTTGAAGGGTTGTATGAATTTGTTGGGAAAATCAGGGATAAAAATATCTCTAGAGAGAATTTTAGATTCGCTAACTGCTTGTATTTGGATTTGATTTTACCCAGAATTGAGAGCATGCCGCAAAGCAATTTCAATCAAATCATAGAAAAATATGTGGAAATGAATATCGCCCACCCTTTTTTGGAGGGTAATGGCAGAGTCGCAAGGATATGGCTTGATTTGTTGCTTAAAAAGGAATTGAAAAAAATCGTGCTTTGGGATAGGATTGATAAAGCCACTTATTTGAGCGCTATGGAGAGGAGTCCTGTGAATGATTTGGAAATCAAAACGCTTTTAAAAAAGCGTTTGAGTTCTAATATCAACGATCCTATCGCTTTCATTAAAGGCATCACGCAGTCGTATTATTATGAAGGGCTTTAA
- the fliW gene encoding flagellar assembly protein FliW, whose product MNYFLKAPILGFEHISGVRLEKIDSLFSRLMGQTNSPMALDMVLVNPYCLREYSFVIPKYIELLLELDSHSKVEVYCVVVLQKNLEDSMVNFLAPLVFNSKNGFGAQVALSMMDYPDFGFRDPLKSFVIKERERA is encoded by the coding sequence GTGAATTACTTTTTAAAAGCCCCCATTTTAGGATTTGAGCATATCAGCGGAGTGCGTTTGGAAAAAATTGACTCCCTCTTTAGCCGGTTAATGGGTCAAACAAATTCCCCCATGGCGTTGGATATGGTCTTAGTGAATCCTTATTGTTTGAGAGAATATAGTTTTGTGATACCCAAATACATAGAATTACTGCTAGAATTAGATTCTCATTCCAAAGTAGAGGTGTATTGCGTGGTCGTGTTACAAAAAAATTTAGAAGATTCCATGGTTAATTTCTTAGCCCCATTAGTGTTTAATTCCAAAAATGGCTTTGGTGCTCAAGTTGCGCTTTCTATGATGGATTATCCGGATTTTGGCTTTAGAGATCCTTTAAAAAGCTTTGTGATTAAAGAAAGAGAACGAGCTTAA
- a CDS encoding DedA family protein — protein sequence MQEALLHFQENFKEWGYLILFVYSLGGGFVGIIIASILSATTHALDIKITILVAFLGNLIGSGGLVVFARYQKRGFLQYFHKHRRKLALASVWVKRYALFMIFVNKYLYGIKSVVPLAIGFSKYPLKKFLWLNGLSSFLWALIVGGISFKASDWVKTLYDEFSQHSSFFLIGLVLILLLIWFLLARYSRKIGF from the coding sequence ATGCAAGAAGCGTTATTGCATTTTCAAGAGAATTTTAAAGAGTGGGGTTATCTTATTTTATTTGTGTATTCTTTAGGGGGTGGGTTTGTAGGCATTATCATCGCTTCTATTTTGAGCGCTACCACGCACGCTTTAGATATAAAAATAACGATTTTAGTCGCTTTTTTAGGGAATCTAATAGGGAGTGGGGGGCTTGTTGTTTTTGCCCGCTATCAAAAAAGAGGATTTTTGCAATATTTCCACAAGCACAGAAGAAAGCTTGCTTTAGCAAGTGTGTGGGTGAAACGCTATGCGTTATTTATGATTTTTGTCAATAAGTATTTGTATGGGATTAAAAGCGTTGTGCCTTTGGCGATTGGCTTTAGCAAATACCCTTTAAAGAAGTTTTTATGGCTTAATGGTTTGTCTAGTTTTTTATGGGCGCTGATTGTGGGGGGCATTTCTTTTAAGGCGAGCGATTGGGTGAAAACGCTCTATGATGAATTTTCTCAACATTCTTCGTTTTTCCTTATTGGTTTGGTTCTCATTTTGCTTTTAATATGGTTTTTATTAGCGCGATATTCACGCAAAATAGGTTTTTAA
- the ccoS gene encoding cbb3-type cytochrome oxidase assembly protein CcoS, whose protein sequence is MNTEILTIMLVVSVLMGLIGLIAFLWGVKSGQFDDEKRMLEGVLYDSASDLNEAILQEKRQKKLK, encoded by the coding sequence ATGAATACAGAAATTTTAACCATCATGTTAGTTGTCTCAGTGCTTATGGGATTGATAGGCTTAATAGCGTTTTTATGGGGGGTTAAAAGCGGTCAATTTGACGATGAAAAACGCATGCTTGAAGGCGTGCTCTATGATAGCGCGAGCGATTTGAACGAAGCGATTTTGCAAGAAAAACGCCAAAAAAAATTAAAATAA
- the murG gene encoding undecaprenyldiphospho-muramoylpentapeptide beta-N-acetylglucosaminyltransferase, with amino-acid sequence MKVALTGGGTGGHLSIAKALAIELEKQGVEAIYLGSTYGQDKEWFEDSPLFSECYFFNTQGVVNKSFFKKIGSLFLQAKAALKAKEILKKHQITHTISVGGFSAGPASFASLLNKIPLYIHEQNAIKGSLNRYLSPKAKAVFSSYAFKDKGNHIVTSYPVQNVFFDHARTRTEIKHILFIGGSQGAKAINEFALFNAPKLTKQGIEITHICGPNSYERVRFFYQELGLLDKIALFAFHNNIIEIMQKADLCVSRAGASSVWELCANGLPTIFIPYPFASNNHQYHNVLEFEKENLCYVVPQNELLPKKLFEVIRKLNQKDEQGHKNLTIISNKLQQKIAKDGAKTIIERILSA; translated from the coding sequence ATGAAAGTCGCTCTTACAGGGGGAGGCACAGGCGGGCATCTCTCTATCGCTAAAGCCTTAGCCATAGAATTAGAAAAACAAGGCGTAGAGGCTATTTATTTGGGCTCAACTTACGGTCAGGATAAAGAATGGTTTGAAGATAGCCCCCTATTTAGCGAGTGCTATTTTTTCAACACGCAAGGCGTGGTCAATAAAAGCTTTTTTAAAAAAATAGGCTCTTTATTTTTGCAAGCTAAAGCGGCCTTAAAGGCCAAAGAAATTTTAAAAAAACACCAGATCACACACACCATTAGCGTGGGAGGTTTTAGTGCAGGGCCTGCAAGTTTTGCAAGCTTACTCAATAAAATACCCCTTTATATCCATGAGCAAAATGCGATCAAAGGCTCTCTCAATCGCTACCTTTCTCCTAAAGCTAAAGCCGTGTTTTCAAGCTATGCGTTTAAAGATAAGGGTAACCATATTGTAACCTCTTATCCTGTGCAAAATGTTTTTTTTGATCACGCTAGGACTCGAACAGAAATCAAACACATTTTATTTATAGGCGGTTCGCAAGGGGCAAAAGCCATCAATGAATTCGCGCTTTTTAACGCTCCTAAACTCACCAAACAAGGGATCGAAATCACGCATATTTGTGGCCCAAACTCTTATGAAAGAGTGCGCTTTTTTTACCAAGAATTAGGGCTTTTGGACAAGATAGCGCTATTTGCATTCCATAATAACATTATAGAAATCATGCAAAAAGCGGATTTGTGCGTGAGTAGAGCTGGGGCGAGCAGCGTGTGGGAATTGTGCGCCAATGGCTTACCCACGATTTTTATCCCCTACCCTTTCGCAAGCAATAACCACCAATACCACAATGTCTTAGAATTTGAGAAAGAAAACCTGTGCTATGTCGTGCCTCAAAACGAATTATTACCCAAAAAACTCTTTGAAGTGATTAGAAAACTCAACCAAAAAGACGAGCAAGGCCATAAAAACCTAACCATTATCAGCAATAAATTGCAACAAAAAATCGCAAAAGATGGTGCAAAAACCATCATTGAAAGGATCTTAAGTGCTTAA
- the ybeY gene encoding rRNA maturation RNase YbeY, whose translation MLETDNQTPLKLDFLLLEKIARLLAPTQMVELVLVSGEKMREINRNLRNCDYATDVLSFPLEAIPHTPLGSVVINMSLAQTNALKLGHSLENEIALLFIHGMLHLLGYDHEKDQGEQRQKESELIKTFNLPLSLIERVQD comes from the coding sequence ATGCTAGAAACAGACAACCAAACCCCACTTAAACTAGACTTTTTGTTATTAGAAAAAATTGCAAGACTTTTAGCCCCCACTCAAATGGTTGAACTTGTTTTAGTGAGCGGTGAAAAAATGCGAGAAATCAACAGGAATTTAAGAAATTGCGATTACGCCACCGATGTTTTAAGCTTCCCTTTAGAAGCGATCCCTCACACCCCTTTAGGGAGCGTGGTGATTAACATGTCACTAGCTCAAACAAACGCCCTAAAATTAGGGCATAGTTTAGAAAATGAGATCGCTCTATTATTCATCCATGGAATGTTGCATTTACTGGGCTATGACCATGAAAAAGACCAAGGCGAGCAACGGCAAAAAGAGAGCGAACTCATTAAGACTTTTAACTTGCCTTTGAGTTTGATTGAACGGGTGCAAGATTAG